The Flavobacteriales bacterium TMED191 genome includes the window TAACTGATTTAGTTGGTAACAAAAATGAAATCGATATGAATTTATAGAAACAATGAGAATAATAATTAAATATATCATATTAATCTTAAGTTTAAATCTATATAGCCAAGATGTAAATAGTGATATTTTGATAATAAAAGGAACTGTTTATGATACTTCAAACAAGCCTATTCTAAATGTAAATCTAAAACATAATAATAATGGAGCGATTACCGATATAAATGGAAATTTCGAAATACAACTAATAGATAAATATCCAATAAACATAATTGTATCACACGTTAGCTACAAAACTGACACAATAATTATTACACAAAAAGTTGATACAAAATTTATTGAACAAAATATTTTTTTAAAAAAAAATGATACATTTTTAACTGACGTAACGTTAATTTCTGATAAGTATAGATTAAAAGGAGTTACAAAAATTGACCCCAAAAATTTACAAAGAATACCAAATCCTACCGGTGGAATCGAAAGTATAATCAAACTTCTTCCTGGCATTTCATCAAACAATGAACTTAGTAGTCAATACTCTGTTAGAGGTGGAAGTTTTGACGAAAACTTAATCTATGTTAATGGAATCGAAATATATAAACCTTTTTTAGTAAGAAATGGGGAACAAGAAGGCTTAAGTGTAATAAATCCTCAAATGGTCTCTTCAATTGAATTTTCTGCTGGAGGATTTGAAGCAAAATACGGTGATAAATTATCATCTGTCTTAAACATTGAATATAAAAAACCGAAAAAGAGAAGTACACTACTATCAATTAGTGCTTTAGGCATAGATTGCAATTTCGAGGGAAGTAGTAAAAACTATCTTTTATCTTATTTAATTGGTGCTAGAATTAAATCAAATGAATTATTACTTACATCATTAGACACAAAAGGAAATTACAAACCACTATTTCAAGATATTCAAGCTTATTTCACATATCAAATACATCCAGATCTTCAGTTAAGTTTTTTAAACTATTATGCACAAAATAAATATGAAATGATTCCAACTACTCGGCAAGCAAAGTTTGGGACAGTTACCGAAGCCTTACAACTAACTATTTATTTCGAAGGACAGGAAGTAGATAATTATGAAACAAATCTTACTGCAATATCATCATTATACTCTCCTAATCAAAAGTTAAATTTAAAATTAACATCTTCTTATTATACAACAAAAGAACAAGAATTTTATGATATTCTTGGAGAATACTGGCTTGGTGAATTAGACAATAACCTAGGTTCTGATCAGTTAGGAGAAGTTATATTTAACAGAGGGGTAGGAGCATATATGAATCACGCAAGAAATGTGTTCAATGCAAATGTTTGGAATTTATATCATGATGGCAATTATCAATTTAAAATTGATAATTATAATTTTACTTTTGATTGGGGACTTAAATATCAAATAGAAAATATTAATGACCAGATTAGGGAATGGGTTATGATTGATTCTGCTGGATATTCTATTTCTCCAATAAGTAATGACTTGCACCTTTATGAATTCTATAAAGGAAATTCTTCACTCACATCAAATCGATTATCTTCCTACATGCAAATTGCAAATGAATTTCAGATAAAGAATTCTGATTTTAGCTGGATTCTAGGCGCAAGAACAAATTTTTGGGACTTTAATAATGAATGGTTCATAAGTCCAAGAATGATGCTTAGCGCAAAACCTAATTGGAATAAAGATTTTGTTTTTAATTTTTCATGTGGATCTTATAATCAGTCACCTTTTTACAAAGAGTATAGAACTCCGGAGGGATTATTGAATAATAATATAAAATCACAAAAATCAATTCATTATGTAATTAATTCAGATTATCAATTCAAGTATCTTGGTAGAAATTTTAAATTTACTAGTGCTATTTTTTATAAAAAACTTTGGGATATTATCCCATTCGAAATAGATAATCTTAGAATTATATACTTAAATGATAATAATGCAGATGGTTATTCGACAGGTTTAGACTTTAAATTATTTGGAGAATTTGTTCCCGATGTTGATTCATGGCTAAGTTTATCTTTACTAACAACAAGAGAGGATATTGAGGGAGATGGACATGGGCACATTCCAAGACCAACAGATAGAAGATTAAATGCATCAATTTTTTTTCAGGATTATTTTCCTAAAAATCCAAATTATAAAATGCAACTAAGTTTGATTTATGGTTCAGGACTTCCATTTGGAGCTCCTAATTCTGAAAGACATGAACAAGTTTTAAGAATTCCATCATATAAGAGATTAGACATTGGGTTTTCAAGATCAATTAAAAGAGAAAATGAAAATAAAAAAATAGATTTTCTAAACAACTTTCAGTCTATTTGGGCAAGTTTAGAGATATTTAACTTAATAGGCATACAAAACACTTCTTCTTATATATGGGTAAGTGATTCTTCACAAAGGTATTATGCAGTTCCTAACTATCTAACAGGAAGATTACTTAATCTTAAACTAAATCTTAAATTCTAATTTTTAATAAATTGAATTATTTTATTATCAATTGACAACAAATAAGAGCCAGAAGCCAAATACGATACATCAAGACAATTATTATCATACATATGCATACTCAATAAATCTCTACCATATAAATCATAAATAACAATCAAGCTATTTTTGTTTTTCGCAACACATAACAAATCCTCAACAGGATTTGGATAAATTAAATTTAGTGGATTTACGTATCCATCTAATGACACCCCACAATCAATTAAACCTGAGCGATAATTTAATAATGCACTTTGCATTTTCTCGGCTTGACATATAGTAAACATAGACATACATGCATCGTCAGTATAATCCATAAAATTCATGCTCATATTATTTGTTTGACAAGAAGATTGCGGGTAAGATGGACAACCATAAGTGGGAGATGAAATTGATGGAGTATCACTACAACCATCCCAATCTGAACATCCACCATTGAAGGGGTGTTCTAAGTCAAAGTAATGTCCAATTTCATGAGTTCCAGTTTTACCCAAATTATAAGCTGATGATGAAGATAAATCAATACCGAAAAATTCATAATCAATAACTACACCATCTAAATCATCCGAAACTACATCTGGCATAGTAGCAAAACCTAAGGTATTACCACTCAAATTACAGACCCAAATGTTCAAAAAACAGTCTGTACTCCATGGATCAACACCTCCTTGATTACTTTTTTTCATATCATCACTAAAACCTAAAAAAGAATCTACCTCTGTATAAACTCTATTAATACCAGAAAAAGGGGAACCATTTATATCTTCTTGTGCTAAAAAAAAATTAAAACCAACATTACCAATAACATCCTGAAACTCTTCAGGAACATCAGCTAGTTCAATATTGGATGCATTATAATCATTATTTAATGTTTCAATTTGTGAAAAAATTCTTTCATCAGAAATATTTTGATCATTAGTATTATATAAGACATGAACAACTACAGGAATATTATAATTTCCATTATAATTATAATTATCATTAGTATTAGTATTAATTCTATGAGTATGATAGTTATATGAACCTTTGGATTTTAAAAAGTCAACATATTCGTCTGTAGAACATCTTTGTATTTGTGCAAAAGATGAAAGAAAAATTGCAGATAATAATATTAAAACATGATACTTCATAACACTAAGTTACAAAATATAAAGATGGTCTTAAAAATTACTAATAGTATCCTTTATAATACTGATACATTCTAATAGCTGAATTTTATTAATTACTAATGGAGGTGCTAACCTTATAATATTACCATGAGTAGGTTTTGCTAATAATCCATTTTCTTTCATTTTCATGCAAATATCCCATGCAGTACTGCTATTAGGTGAATCATTAATTAAAATGGCATTTAATAACCCTTTTCCTCTAATAGATTTAACTAATTTATTAGTTTTAATAAACTCATTTAATTCATCTCTAAATAAATTGCCTAATTTAAAAGAGTTATCAGCAAGTTTTTCATCTTCAACAACTTTTAGTGCCGCCATTGCAACTTGACAAGCAAGAGGATTACCTCCATAAGTAGAGCCGTGTTCTCCAGGTTTAATACATAACATGATTTCATCATCAGCTAAAACTGCTGATACAGGAAAAACTCCACCAGAAAGAGCCTTACCTAAAATAAGAATATCTGGCCGAGCAAGTTCATAATCACAAGCCAACATTTTGCCTGTTCTTGCAATTCCAGTCTGCACTTCATCTGCAATAAATAAAACATTGTATTTATTGCATAATTGTCTTACACCCGCTAAATAACCATCATCCGGAACAACAACACCTGCTTCTCCTTGAATGGGTTCCACCATAAATGCACAAACATTTGAGTCTTTTAATTCACTTTCTAAGGCATTTAAATCATTATATGGAATTAAATCATATCCAGGCATATATGGACCAAAACCTTTATATGAGGAAGGATCATCAGAACTTGAAATAGCAGCTAAAGTACGACCCCAAAAATTCCCCTTTGCAAAAATAATACGTGCCTTATTTTCAGGAATATTCTTTTTTAAATATCCCCACTTTCTTGCTAACTTATTAGCTGTTTCACCTCCTTCAACGCCCGTATTCATTGGCAAAACCTTATCATAACCAAAAAGTTGAGTTATATAACGTTCATACCTACCTAAAATATCATTATGAAAAGCTCTAGATGTCAAAGTTAATTTACTAGCTTGTTGATTTAGAGCAGATATTATATCAGGATGACAATGTCCTTGATTAACTGCTGAGTATGCAGAAAGAAAGTCATAATATCTGTTACCTTCGACATCCCAAACAAATACACCATCACCTTTTTCTAAAACCACTGGTAAGGGATGGTAATTATGGGCACCATATTTTAATTCAAGATCTATAATGTTTTTTGAACTCATTGTACTCAAAGATAATTATTTTTGTAGTATGCAAGTAATGAAAAAAAAAGAAAGAATAAAAATTTACATTGATGATATTGTTTATGGTGGAAATGGTATTAGCAAACAACCACAAGAGAATAGAAAAGATTTTGTAATATTTGTCAAAAATGCCATTACTGGTCAAACAGTACTAGCAGAAATCACAAAATTAAAATCTAATTACGCAGAAGCTAAAATTTTTGAAGTAATAACAAAAAGTGAATTACAAAAAAAACGTAATTATCAAAAAATTTCTGGTGCGCCATATTACGAACTTGACATTAAGTACCAGAGATTAAAAAAGAAGGCTTTAGTGTTCGAAGTTTTTCAAAAAATTGGAAAAATTAATGATATTGAAAAATATTATGATGGTTTTATTCATTCTCCTAAAACTTGGCATTATAGAAATAAAATGGAATATGCATTTTCATCAATAATATATGATTTTAAAAAAAAAAGAGATATTGATGAATTTGGTCTTGGATTCAAAAGAGCAAACACCTGGTGGATGGTTGAAAACTTGGAAAAAGATTCTGGGCTGTTTGACAAACAATGGGAAAATAGTTTACATAAAATCCGAAAATTTTGTAAAGAAACCGGTTTACCTGCATGGAACATTCCTCAAAAAAAAGGATTCTTTCGAAATCTCAATGTTAGAAAAAGTTATAAACACGACAAACTTCTTGTAGAATTAGTAACTAGTTCTAATGATGTCAAAAAGTTTAATATAACATTATTTAAGAATAAAATACTTAAACTTCATCCTAATAGAATTGAGGGAATTATTCATACAATTAATGATAATATTTCAGACAGGATTAATTATAATGATGTATTATCACAAACAATTGTGGGAACTAACAAAATAACTGAAGCAATGTTAAATTTAGAATTTGAAATTTATATGAGCAGTTTTTTTCAAACAAATCCATTATGTGCGCAAAAATTATATAAAAAAGTGATCGAATACTCCTCTGAAAATAAACACAATAGTAAACCGATTATTTTAGATCTTTTTTGTGGTACGGGAACTATAGCACAAATGATTGCAAGTAAAAATAAAAATGCGCATGTCATTGGTGTAGATATAGCATCAAGTTCTATCCAAAATGCAATAAAAAGCGCCACAAAAAACAAAATTAAAAATGTTGAGTTCTATAATCTTGATATTGGTGATTTTTTAACACATAATCCAAATTTAAAAAACAAAATAAATACAATTATTGTAGACCCTCCAAGACCTGGAATTGCAAAAAAAAGTATAAAAAAAATAATAGAATTAAACAGTCAAGAAATAATATACGTATCATGTAATCCAAGTACACAAGCTAGAGATATAGAGATATTAATGAAATATGGTTACGTAATAAAAAAATTCTCTATAGCTGATCAATTTCCACATACTCATCACATAGAAACAATATTTATTTTAGTTAAATCAACAGATAATGTATCTTTGCATTAAATATGACA containing:
- a CDS encoding TonB-dependent receptor, which encodes MRIIIKYIILILSLNLYSQDVNSDILIIKGTVYDTSNKPILNVNLKHNNNGAITDINGNFEIQLIDKYPINIIVSHVSYKTDTIIITQKVDTKFIEQNIFLKKNDTFLTDVTLISDKYRLKGVTKIDPKNLQRIPNPTGGIESIIKLLPGISSNNELSSQYSVRGGSFDENLIYVNGIEIYKPFLVRNGEQEGLSVINPQMVSSIEFSAGGFEAKYGDKLSSVLNIEYKKPKKRSTLLSISALGIDCNFEGSSKNYLLSYLIGARIKSNELLLTSLDTKGNYKPLFQDIQAYFTYQIHPDLQLSFLNYYAQNKYEMIPTTRQAKFGTVTEALQLTIYFEGQEVDNYETNLTAISSLYSPNQKLNLKLTSSYYTTKEQEFYDILGEYWLGELDNNLGSDQLGEVIFNRGVGAYMNHARNVFNANVWNLYHDGNYQFKIDNYNFTFDWGLKYQIENINDQIREWVMIDSAGYSISPISNDLHLYEFYKGNSSLTSNRLSSYMQIANEFQIKNSDFSWILGARTNFWDFNNEWFISPRMMLSAKPNWNKDFVFNFSCGSYNQSPFYKEYRTPEGLLNNNIKSQKSIHYVINSDYQFKYLGRNFKFTSAIFYKKLWDIIPFEIDNLRIIYLNDNNADGYSTGLDFKLFGEFVPDVDSWLSLSLLTTREDIEGDGHGHIPRPTDRRLNASIFFQDYFPKNPNYKMQLSLIYGSGLPFGAPNSERHEQVLRIPSYKRLDIGFSRSIKRENENKKIDFLNNFQSIWASLEIFNLIGIQNTSSYIWVSDSSQRYYAVPNYLTGRLLNLKLNLKF
- a CDS encoding T9SS C-terminal target domain-containing protein; protein product: MKYHVLILLSAIFLSSFAQIQRCSTDEYVDFLKSKGSYNYHTHRINTNTNDNYNYNGNYNIPVVVHVLYNTNDQNISDERIFSQIETLNNDYNASNIELADVPEEFQDVIGNVGFNFFLAQEDINGSPFSGINRVYTEVDSFLGFSDDMKKSNQGGVDPWSTDCFLNIWVCNLSGNTLGFATMPDVVSDDLDGVVIDYEFFGIDLSSSSAYNLGKTGTHEIGHYFDLEHPFNGGCSDWDGCSDTPSISSPTYGCPSYPQSSCQTNNMSMNFMDYTDDACMSMFTICQAEKMQSALLNYRSGLIDCGVSLDGYVNPLNLIYPNPVEDLLCVAKNKNSLIVIYDLYGRDLLSMHMYDNNCLDVSYLASGSYLLSIDNKIIQFIKN
- the rocD gene encoding ornithine--oxo-acid transaminase, yielding MSSKNIIDLELKYGAHNYHPLPVVLEKGDGVFVWDVEGNRYYDFLSAYSAVNQGHCHPDIISALNQQASKLTLTSRAFHNDILGRYERYITQLFGYDKVLPMNTGVEGGETANKLARKWGYLKKNIPENKARIIFAKGNFWGRTLAAISSSDDPSSYKGFGPYMPGYDLIPYNDLNALESELKDSNVCAFMVEPIQGEAGVVVPDDGYLAGVRQLCNKYNVLFIADEVQTGIARTGKMLACDYELARPDILILGKALSGGVFPVSAVLADDEIMLCIKPGEHGSTYGGNPLACQVAMAALKVVEDEKLADNSFKLGNLFRDELNEFIKTNKLVKSIRGKGLLNAILINDSPNSSTAWDICMKMKENGLLAKPTHGNIIRLAPPLVINKIQLLECISIIKDTISNF
- the rlmD gene encoding 23S rRNA (uracil(1939)-C(5))-methyltransferase RlmD, whose amino-acid sequence is MQVMKKKERIKIYIDDIVYGGNGISKQPQENRKDFVIFVKNAITGQTVLAEITKLKSNYAEAKIFEVITKSELQKKRNYQKISGAPYYELDIKYQRLKKKALVFEVFQKIGKINDIEKYYDGFIHSPKTWHYRNKMEYAFSSIIYDFKKKRDIDEFGLGFKRANTWWMVENLEKDSGLFDKQWENSLHKIRKFCKETGLPAWNIPQKKGFFRNLNVRKSYKHDKLLVELVTSSNDVKKFNITLFKNKILKLHPNRIEGIIHTINDNISDRINYNDVLSQTIVGTNKITEAMLNLEFEIYMSSFFQTNPLCAQKLYKKVIEYSSENKHNSKPIILDLFCGTGTIAQMIASKNKNAHVIGVDIASSSIQNAIKSATKNKIKNVEFYNLDIGDFLTHNPNLKNKINTIIVDPPRPGIAKKSIKKIIELNSQEIIYVSCNPSTQARDIEILMKYGYVIKKFSIADQFPHTHHIETIFILVKSTDNVSLH